From one Notolabrus celidotus isolate fNotCel1 chromosome 2, fNotCel1.pri, whole genome shotgun sequence genomic stretch:
- the LOC117826355 gene encoding E3 ubiquitin-protein ligase RNF14-like has product MNADREEQEDELLALQSIFDAEEFFRDEPKFAGEIRVSVELPADFTVVLKEGETLRQYEISYLPPLNLTFELPEDYPSSSPPSFTLTCSWLTHTQLSALNAQLTDLYQATGGAVVLFTWIQFLKEDALMFLDMHPLLELPSDVVSDLPATSSGAEHTTEILANGQDPEQSKGSSEDSQEEEESGQNNLITYHSKGSQNGLNPDQKVDILIPKTAADAKKISDVSDEEETDQKLETSEFKAVSEHNQEDFLNGGDSSASSLLSSSSPHPLDPSGQSGSASLPVHPKKSPRNEHQTPSGLSLTPSQALMSQILIYNADQKQKAFTTTVFDCGVCFMGWLGSECIQMFECGHIFCRGCLAEFCKLQITEGNVQNVTCPDADCPATPTPAQVKSLVGEELFSRYDRLLLQTTLDHMPDVVYCPRRTCAAAVIVEKSSMAAMCSVCKFAFCVSCKKTYHGTDCKDKKKKEEKKETAEEPNPLFAPLPDSQEGVEALWEDYSSGSKQRRKLLEHRYGREILLFDAEHCLSDHWIEVNCKYCPHCYCRIQKQSGCNMMMCSRCRQGFCWACLSRVRHGEAGRHYDQSPDCMNYIP; this is encoded by the exons ATGAATGCggacagagaggagcaggaggacgaACTACTCGCTCTCCAGAGTATCTTCGATGCGGAAGAGTTCTTCCGGGATGAGCCGAAGTTTGCCGGAGAAATACGAGTGTCTGTCGAGCTGCCCGCAGACTTCACCGTGGTTCTAAAAGAAG GTGAAACATTGAGGCAGTATGAGATATCGTACCTCCCTCCACTGAATCTGACCTTTGAACTCCCTGAGGACTACCCATCAtcgtctcctccctccttcacccTCACCTGCAGCTGgctgacacacactcag CTCTCTGCACTGAATGCTCAGCTCACTGATCTCTATCAGGCCACTGGGGGCGCTGTGGTGCTCTTCACCTGGATACAGTTTCTTAAAGAGGATGCCCTCATGTTCCTAGACATGCATCCTCTCCTTGAGCTCCCATCAGATGTGGTATCAGACCTACCTGCAACATCCTCAGGAGCTGAGCATACAACTGAGATTCTTGCAAATGGACAGGATCCTGAACAATCAAAAGGTAGCAGCGAAGAttcacaggaagaggaagaatcAGGCCAAAATAATTTGATTACCTACCACAGCAAAGGGAGCCAGAATGGTCTAAACCCAGACCAAAAGGTGGATATTCTAAtcccaaaaactgcagctgATGCTAAAAAGATATCAGATGTCTCAGATGAAGAGGAGACCGACCAGAAGCTAGAAACCTCAGAATTTAAAGCTGTCTCAGAGCACAACCAGGAAGACTTCTTAAATGGAGGTGATTCTTCAGCCTCATCATTGCTCTCCTCTAGCTCCCCACACCCTCTGGATCCCAGTGGACAAAGTGgatctgcctctctgcctgtccacccaaaaaaatcccctcgCAATGAACACCAAACTCCCTCTGGTCTCTCCTTAACACCCTCTCAGGCCCTCATGTCCCAAATCTTGATCTACAATGCGGACCAGAAACAGAAAGCGTTCACCACCACCGTGTTTgactgtggtgtgtgttttatggGCTGGCTCGGCTCGGAGTGCATACAGATGTTTGAGTGTGGCCATATCTTCTGCAGGGGTTGTCTTGCCGAGTTCTGTAAGCTCCAGATAACAGAGGGGAATGTCCAGAATGTCACCTGTCCCGATGCAGACTGCCCTGCTACGCCTACACCTGCACAG GTAAAGAGTTTGGTTGGGGAGGAGCTGTTCAGCCGCTATGATCGTCTCCTGCTTCAGACGACTCTAGACCACATGCCTG atgTGGTGTACTGTCCTCGACGTACCTGCGCTGCGGCCGTTATCGTGGAGAAGTCCAGCATGGCAGCAATGTGCTCCGTTTGTAAGTTTGCCTTCTGTGTCTCCTGCAAAAAGACGTACCATGGAACAGACTGTaaggacaagaagaaaaaagaggaaaagaaagagacagcaGAAGAACCAAACCCCCTTTTCGCACCACTGCCTGACTCACAAG AGGGAGTGGAGGCTCTGTGGGAGGACTATTCCAGTGGCAGTAAGCAGAGGAGGAAGCTCCTAGAGCACAGATATGGCCGTGAAATATTGCTTTTCGATGCCGAGCATTGTCTAAGTGACCATTGGATTGAAGTCAACTGCAAGTATTGTCCCCACTGCTACTGCAGAATACAG aagCAGAGTGGATGTAACATGATGATGTGCTCTCGGTGTAGACAGGGGTTCTGCTGGGCCTGCCTTTCCAGAGTGCGCCATGGTGAAGCGGGTAGACACTACGATCAAAGTCCTGATTGTATGAACTATATACCATAG
- the LOC117826365 gene encoding E3 ubiquitin-protein ligase RNF14-like — MNADREEQEDELLALQSIFDAEEFFRDEPKFAGEIRVSVELPADFTVVLKEGETLRQYEISFLPPLNLTFELPEDYPSSSPPSFTLTCSWLTHIQLSALNAHLTDLYKATWGAVVLFTWIQFLKEDALRFLDMHPLLELPSDVVSDLSATSSGAEHTTEILVNSDQSKGSSEDSQEEEESGQNNLITYHSKGSQNGLNPDQKVDILIPRTAADAKKISDVSDEEETDQKLETSEFKAVSEHNQEDFLNGGDSSVSSLLSSSYPHPPDPSGQNGSASLPIHPKKSPRNEHQTPSGLSLTPSQALMSQILIYNADQKQKAFTTTVFDCGVCFMGWLGSECIQMFECGHIFCRGCLAKFCKLQITEGNVQNVTCPDADCPATPTPAQVKSLVGEELFSRYDRLLLQTTLDHMPDVVYCPRRTCAAAVIVEKSSMAAMCSVCKFAFCVSCKKTYHGTDCKDKKKKEEEKEKGQNALFAPLPDSQEGLEALGEDYSSGSKQRKKLLESRYGRGRLVFLVEYGLSEQWIEVNCKYCPHCYSSIQKQGGCNMMMCFRCNQRFCWSCLSRVPSKDAGRHYQESPDCMNYIS, encoded by the exons ATGAATGCGGAcagggaggagcaggaggacgaACTACTCGCTCTCCAGAGTATCTTCGATGCAGAAGAGTTCTTCCGGGATGAGCCGAAGTTTGCTGGAGAAATACGAGTGTCTGTCGAGCTGCCCGCAGACTTCACCGTGGTTCTAAAAGAAG GTGAAACACTGAGGCAGTATGAGATATCGTTCCTCCCTCCACTGAATCTGACCTTTGAACTCCCTGAGGACTACCCATCAtcgtctcctccctccttcacccTCACCTGCAGCTGGCTGACACACATTCAG CTCTCTGCACTGAATGCTCATCTCACTGATCTCTATAAGGCCACTTGGGGCGCTGTTGTGCTCTTCACCTGGATACAGTTTCTTAAAGAGGATGCCCTCAGGTTCCTAGACATGCATCCTCTCCTTGAGCTCCCATCAGATGTGGTATCAGACCTTTCTGCAACATCCTCAGGAGCTGAGCATACAACTGAGATTCTTGTAAATTCTGATCAATCGAAAGGTAGCAGCGAAGAttcacaggaagaggaagaatcAGGCCAAAATAATTTGATTACCTACCACAGCAAAGGGAGCCAGAATGGTCTAAACCCAGACCAAAAGGTGGATATTCTAATCCCAAGAACTGCAGCTGATGCTAAAAAGATATCAGATGTCTCAGATGAAGAGGAGACCGACCAGAAGCTAGAAACCTCAGAATTTAAAGCTGTCTCAGAGCACAACCAGGAAGACTTCTTAAATGGAGGTGATTCTTCAGTCTCATCATTGCTCTCCTCTAGCTACCCTCACCCTCCGGATCCCAGTGGACAAAATGGATCTGCCTCTCTGCCTATccacccaaaaaaatcccctcgCAATGAACACCAAACTCCCTCTGGTCTCTCCTTAACACCCTCTCAGGCCCTAATGTCCCAGATCTTGATCTACAATGCGGACCAGAAACAGAAAGCGTTCACCACCACCGTGTTTgactgtggtgtgtgttttatggGCTGGCTCGGCTCAGAGTGCATACAGATGTTTGAGTGTGGCCATATCTTCTGCAGGGGTTGTCTTGCTAAGTTCTGTAAGCTCCAGATAACAGAGGGGAATGTCCAGAATGTCACCTGTCCCGATGCAGACTGCCCTGCTACTCCTACACCTGCACAG GTAAAGAGTTTGGTTGGGGAGGAGCTGTTCAGCCGCTATGATCGTCTCCTGCTTCAGACGACTCTAGACCACATgcctg atgTGGTGTACTGTCCTCGACGTACCTGCGCTGCGGCCGTTATCGTGGAGAAGTCCAGCATGGCAGCAATGTGCTCCGTTTGTAAGTTTGCCTTCTGTGTCTCCTGCAAAAAGACGTACCATGGAACAGACTGTaaggacaagaagaaaaaagaggaagagaaagaaaaaggacaaaatgCCCTTTTCGCACCACTGCCTGACTCACAAG AGGGGTTGGAGGCTCTGGGGGAGGACTATTCCAGTGGCAGTAAGCAGAGGAAGAAGCTCCTAGAGAGCAGATACGGCCGTGGAAGATTGGTTTTCCTTGTTGAGTATGGTCTGAGTGAGCAGTGGATTGAAGTCAACTGCAAGTATTGTCCCCACTGCTACAGCAGTATACAG aaGCAGGGTGGATGTAACATGATGATGTGCTTTCGGTGTAATCAACGGTTCTGCTGGTCCTGTCTCTCCAGAGTGCCCTCGAAGGATGCGGGTAGACACTACCAAGAAAGTCCTGATTGTATGAACTATATATCATAG